Proteins encoded in a region of the Chryseobacterium piperi genome:
- a CDS encoding GtrA family protein: MRELILRQKQILFFILAGGLSAIIEIGSFKIFSTYLPQFLNSETNFHGIHYPLSNIFSTSCGIISNYFLSIWFVFERGKHSKRKEFAYFMVISFISTLLSLSFFQIFYSFIFKDNINLIFYTLSPEILSKIAAILLVSILNYSVKKKVIFNG; this comes from the coding sequence ATGAGAGAATTAATACTACGTCAAAAACAAATACTCTTCTTCATACTGGCAGGAGGGCTCAGTGCTATTATAGAAATAGGGAGCTTTAAAATCTTCAGCACTTACCTTCCTCAATTTTTAAACTCGGAAACAAATTTTCATGGGATACATTATCCTTTGAGCAATATTTTTTCTACCAGCTGCGGTATTATCAGCAACTATTTCCTAAGCATCTGGTTTGTCTTTGAAAGAGGAAAACATTCTAAGAGAAAAGAGTTTGCCTATTTTATGGTTATTTCTTTTATCTCGACTTTATTGAGTCTTAGCTTCTTCCAGATATTCTATAGTTTTATATTTAAGGACAATATCAATTTAATTTTTTATACCTTGAGTCCGGAAATACTCAGTAAGATTGCTGCAATTTTATTAGTTTCCATCCTTAATTATTCTGTTAAGAAGAAAGTAATTTTTAATGGTTAA
- a CDS encoding BadF/BadG/BcrA/BcrD ATPase family protein — protein sequence MVAIVDGGSTKCDWVILDDFKKVFMKTETIGFNPNNIAAELIVPEIEKNINLSAVKNSITRVFFYGSGCGIPENCITIERELSKFFTKAEVVAKEDLMAAAYAAYTGKPAIVCILGTGSNSCYFDGTHLKIKLPSLGFLIGDEGSGSAIGKQLVRRFFMQKLPEDLHLQFEETYHLTIEEALKNMYHTSRPNAYLANFNKFVVERKEHPYFQKMVFEEMKNFFEYQVLPYEESQEAEINFIGSIAYYYEETLRSAAAELHLNVGKIVQKPIESLVDYHIKYIL from the coding sequence ATGGTTGCTATTGTTGATGGTGGTTCTACCAAATGTGATTGGGTAATTTTAGACGATTTCAAAAAGGTCTTCATGAAAACTGAGACCATCGGTTTTAATCCCAATAACATTGCAGCTGAGTTAATCGTCCCTGAAATTGAAAAAAATATTAACCTTAGTGCTGTAAAAAACTCAATTACAAGAGTGTTTTTCTACGGTTCCGGTTGCGGAATACCCGAAAACTGTATTACTATAGAAAGAGAATTATCAAAATTTTTCACAAAAGCAGAGGTAGTTGCTAAAGAAGATCTTATGGCTGCTGCTTATGCTGCTTATACGGGAAAACCTGCTATTGTCTGTATCTTAGGAACCGGATCTAATTCCTGCTATTTTGACGGAACTCATTTAAAAATAAAGCTTCCGTCTCTTGGATTTCTTATCGGAGATGAAGGAAGTGGCAGTGCCATTGGTAAGCAACTGGTACGCAGATTTTTTATGCAAAAACTTCCTGAAGATTTACATTTACAGTTTGAGGAAACCTATCATTTAACGATTGAGGAAGCATTAAAAAATATGTATCACACCTCAAGACCTAATGCTTATTTAGCGAATTTCAATAAATTTGTTGTGGAAAGAAAGGAACATCCTTATTTTCAAAAAATGGTTTTCGAAGAAATGAAAAACTTTTTTGAATATCAAGTTCTTCCTTATGAAGAATCACAAGAAGCCGAAATTAACTTTATCGGCTCTATTGCTTATTATTATGAAGAAACTCTTCGTTCTGCAGCAGCAGAACTTCATTTAAATGTTGGTAAAATTGTACAAAAACCGATCGAAAGTTTAGTTGATTACCACATTAAATATATACTTTAA
- a CDS encoding carbohydrate porin translates to MMRKIIYVVTILVIVDSKLTQLYAQKFNAHELTTNGYVRTGIGWTEGGALVNFVTPENVHKFRMGNEADQYGELQFNYHYKNKDSVKLYEITYMMSKYVAYGDNNSLDEFPKTAQLFGKINKVVKNSSIWIGKRYYDRRNVESLDYFWINAAQNSQIGLGIENYEIKHAGNLNLAVMQFKYDTDHSHSYMVDARYLDIPVSQHSKLNLIGQYSYKTGNEILKSSGHPGFTLGGWWTYSMKNITNTYTVLYRKGSALVESTYAGNTVSEYVDGRKVYDLDKASSLNIINNFVYDDKQRHAIQASLSYRYKDFGIGNVTEKNIPMDNKVAQNWFSIGFRYLYYINRHFNLALEAGNDYMKSSRSGLEGSLQKITFSPQITWDYGYYSRPVLRPFITYAHWSNSFRGITGKSNFNTRLLNKNNGLSFGIQLEVWW, encoded by the coding sequence ATGATGCGAAAAATTATTTATGTGGTTACCATACTCGTGATTGTAGATTCAAAGCTGACTCAGCTGTATGCACAGAAATTTAATGCTCATGAATTGACTACGAATGGATATGTAAGAACTGGAATCGGATGGACTGAAGGAGGAGCGTTGGTCAATTTTGTAACCCCGGAAAATGTTCATAAATTCAGAATGGGAAATGAAGCAGACCAGTACGGAGAACTTCAGTTTAATTACCATTATAAAAATAAAGATTCAGTAAAGCTGTATGAAATTACATATATGATGTCTAAATATGTAGCATATGGCGATAACAATAGCCTTGATGAGTTTCCTAAAACAGCTCAGTTATTTGGGAAAATCAATAAAGTTGTTAAAAATTCCAGTATTTGGATCGGGAAAAGATACTATGATCGTAGAAATGTGGAATCCTTGGATTACTTTTGGATCAATGCTGCCCAAAATTCTCAGATCGGATTAGGAATAGAGAATTATGAGATTAAACATGCTGGAAATTTAAATCTGGCTGTGATGCAGTTCAAATATGATACAGATCATTCTCATTCTTATATGGTTGATGCAAGATATTTGGATATTCCGGTTTCTCAACATTCAAAACTTAATCTGATTGGTCAATATAGTTATAAAACGGGAAATGAGATTTTAAAATCATCCGGACATCCTGGTTTTACATTGGGTGGCTGGTGGACCTATTCTATGAAAAATATAACGAATACATATACCGTACTGTATAGGAAGGGGAGCGCTCTGGTTGAAAGTACTTATGCTGGAAATACCGTGTCAGAATATGTAGATGGGAGAAAAGTATACGATCTGGATAAAGCAAGCTCACTTAATATTATTAATAATTTTGTATACGACGATAAACAACGACATGCAATACAAGCTTCTTTAAGCTATCGATATAAAGATTTTGGAATTGGAAATGTAACGGAGAAAAATATCCCGATGGATAATAAAGTGGCTCAAAACTGGTTCAGCATAGGATTCCGATATTTGTATTATATCAATAGGCATTTTAATCTTGCTCTGGAAGCAGGAAACGATTACATGAAAAGCAGTCGATCGGGACTGGAAGGGAGTTTACAGAAAATTACTTTTTCCCCTCAGATTACCTGGGATTATGGTTATTATTCGAGGCCTGTTCTTAGGCCATTCATTACCTATGCTCACTGGTCAAACAGTTTTAGAGGAATTACAGGAAAATCGAACTTTAATACAAGGCTTTTAAATAAAAATAATGGGCTGTCATTTGGGATACAGCTTGAGGTATGGTGGTAA
- a CDS encoding NADP-dependent malic enzyme yields MSNKTHRDEKNFNQAALDYHKSEPKGKIEVIPSKPHSSQRDLSLAYSPGVAVPCMEIHDKPETVYDYTGKGNLVAVISNGTAVLGLGDIGAEASKPVMEGKGLLFKIFADINVFDIEIDEKDPDKFIQIVKGIAPTFGGINLEDIKAPEAFYIEQKLKEELDIPLMHDDQHGTAIISAAALINSLEIANKKIEEVKMVVNGAGAAAIACTKLYISLGLTPENVLMCDSKGVINHKRENLTPEKLDFIAQTDIETLEDAVKGSDVFVGLSKGNVMTPEMLNSMNVNPIVFALANPDPEIAYDLALETRKDVIMATGRSDYPNQVNNVLGFPYIFRGALDVQARGINEEMKLAAVHAIANLAKEAVPEAVILAYNLQNLQFGREYFIPKPFDNRLITKVSSAVAKAAIESGIAGKSIADFDEYENQLLDRMGRDEKLVRMMQSRAKSNPKRVTLGNAEEYNVLKAAQILYEEGIAYPSLLGEKKFIQEQMERYGISLDVPIIDPNDDDQEENRKIYRETLWKLRQRKGMNEYKAKRYVRQRDYFGPLMLKHGDTDALIVGFSKNYASVLRPVLEIIEKEKGVDKVAAMMMILSEKKPIFFADTSIHNNPTAEDLVNIAKMAEITVKSFAIEPRIAMLGFENFAAISETSKKVAKAVSILHEKYPKMIVDGEIQPDFAMNADHLSDYPFSKLGETPANTFIFPNLESANLSYKIIRGMKVAQVIGPILMGLKQPVHVLQMRSSVDEIVNLATVAVLDAQRREKKENGK; encoded by the coding sequence ATGTCAAATAAAACTCATCGCGACGAAAAGAACTTTAATCAGGCCGCATTAGATTATCATAAATCTGAACCTAAAGGGAAAATTGAGGTTATTCCTTCAAAACCACATTCTTCTCAAAGAGATTTGTCTCTGGCATATTCTCCGGGAGTGGCGGTTCCTTGTATGGAAATTCATGATAAGCCCGAAACGGTGTACGATTATACAGGAAAGGGGAATCTGGTAGCTGTAATCTCTAATGGAACAGCTGTTCTGGGATTGGGTGATATCGGAGCTGAAGCTTCAAAACCTGTCATGGAAGGAAAGGGGCTTTTGTTTAAGATTTTTGCAGATATTAATGTTTTTGATATCGAAATTGATGAAAAAGACCCGGATAAATTTATTCAGATTGTAAAAGGAATTGCACCAACTTTCGGAGGGATCAACCTTGAAGATATTAAAGCTCCGGAAGCCTTTTATATTGAACAAAAGCTGAAAGAAGAATTGGATATTCCTTTGATGCATGATGACCAACATGGAACAGCTATTATTTCTGCCGCTGCATTGATCAACTCTTTGGAGATTGCAAATAAAAAGATTGAGGAGGTAAAAATGGTAGTGAATGGTGCAGGAGCAGCAGCGATTGCATGTACAAAACTATATATATCACTAGGTCTGACCCCTGAAAATGTTTTGATGTGTGACAGTAAGGGAGTTATTAATCATAAAAGAGAAAACCTGACTCCTGAGAAGCTTGATTTTATTGCTCAGACTGATATCGAAACACTGGAAGATGCCGTAAAAGGATCTGATGTTTTCGTTGGATTATCCAAAGGAAATGTAATGACTCCGGAAATGTTAAACAGTATGAATGTGAATCCTATTGTTTTTGCATTGGCAAATCCTGATCCGGAGATCGCTTATGACCTGGCTTTAGAAACCCGTAAGGATGTAATTATGGCTACAGGGAGAAGTGATTATCCTAATCAGGTTAATAATGTATTGGGATTCCCTTATATTTTCCGTGGAGCGCTTGATGTTCAGGCGAGAGGAATTAATGAAGAGATGAAATTAGCGGCTGTTCACGCTATTGCTAATTTAGCAAAAGAAGCTGTTCCAGAGGCTGTTATTTTGGCTTATAACCTTCAGAACCTTCAGTTCGGGAGAGAATATTTTATTCCAAAGCCATTTGACAACAGGTTGATTACTAAAGTTTCAAGTGCCGTTGCAAAAGCAGCGATAGAAAGTGGAATAGCGGGTAAAAGTATCGCAGATTTTGATGAATATGAAAATCAGCTTCTTGACAGAATGGGAAGGGATGAAAAGCTGGTAAGAATGATGCAGAGTCGTGCTAAATCTAATCCTAAGAGAGTTACCCTGGGGAATGCAGAAGAATATAATGTATTGAAAGCAGCTCAGATTCTTTATGAAGAAGGAATTGCATATCCAAGCCTGTTAGGTGAGAAAAAATTCATTCAAGAGCAAATGGAGCGTTACGGTATCAGTCTGGACGTCCCTATTATTGATCCGAATGATGATGATCAGGAAGAAAACAGAAAGATATACAGAGAGACCCTTTGGAAGCTTCGTCAGAGAAAAGGAATGAATGAATACAAGGCGAAAAGATATGTCCGTCAGCGAGATTATTTCGGACCTTTAATGTTGAAGCATGGAGATACTGATGCACTTATTGTCGGTTTTTCTAAAAACTATGCCTCTGTATTGCGTCCTGTTTTAGAAATTATCGAAAAAGAAAAAGGAGTAGATAAGGTGGCTGCCATGATGATGATTCTTTCTGAAAAGAAACCTATCTTTTTTGCTGATACTTCCATACACAATAATCCAACTGCTGAAGACTTGGTAAACATAGCTAAAATGGCTGAGATTACAGTGAAATCCTTTGCTATTGAGCCAAGAATTGCTATGCTTGGATTTGAAAATTTTGCGGCTATATCTGAAACTTCTAAAAAAGTGGCAAAAGCAGTAAGTATTCTACATGAGAAATATCCTAAAATGATTGTAGATGGTGAAATTCAGCCGGATTTTGCAATGAATGCAGATCATTTAAGCGACTATCCCTTCTCAAAATTAGGAGAAACGCCTGCTAATACATTTATTTTCCCGAATCTGGAAAGTGCTAATTTATCCTATAAAATTATCAGAGGAATGAAGGTAGCTCAGGTTATCGGACCAATTTTGATGGGATTAAAACAACCGGTACACGTTTTACAAATGCGTTCAAGTGTTGATGAGATTGTAAATTTGGCTACAGTGGCTGTTCTTGATGCTCAGAGAAGAGAGAAAAAAGAAAATGGGAAGTAA